Part of the Microcoleus sp. bin38.metabat.b11b12b14.051 genome is shown below.
TTTCGGCTATTTGCAATGGACGCGGGAGGGATTACGGGAATTTCTTTATCCGATCGTACTTTGGGTAACACCAAATATTCTGAGTCGCTTGAGTCGGGAAGCGCCCGATTTTTGGAGTTGGCGGAGTGGCGTATTTCGATTTGTGTCGCCTGCGGTGGAAGCAACGAGTGTAGTTAACAGGAATGGGGAATTTTCTCTGCTGATTGAGCCTGAGAGAAGAGAGACTTTACCGCTAGATGAACTGTTAGATCAGGTAGAAAATCTGGAACAACAAGCGATGGAAACTCCTGCATTAGCAACGCTATACAATCGAGTTGCTAATGCTTATGCAAGCCTGGTAAACACGCGCCAACCAGAGGATTATTCACAGGAGATAGATCGGGCAATTCATTTCTTTGACAAGTCACTTGCTTTGCAAAGAAAATTGAACTTACCCCAGGCGGAGTCTGACACTTTGTTAGAGTTAGGTGATATTTACCGTGACTTAGGATTGTGGGAACGGGTATTGAATCTATATCAGCAGTCTTTAGAAATTGCTAGGAGTTTGAAAGATAGCCTACGAGAGGCGGCTGCTTTGTGGCGACTGGGGAATTTTTACCAACAATATCCTCTAGGCGATCGTGCGGATAATTTGGAACTGGCGATCGCATCTTACACTGCGGCATTATCCGTCTACACCCGCAAAGCCTTTCCCGAAAAATGGGCAACGACGCAAAATAATCTGGGAATTGCCTACTCTAACAGAATCAGGGGAGAGAGGGCTGATAATCTGGAACGGGCGATCGCCTGTTATGAAGCAGCTTTACAAGTTTACACCCGCAGAGCTTTTCCCGAAAAATGGGCAACGACTCACAATAATTTGGGAAATGCTTACTCTAACAGAATCAAGGGAGACAGGGGTGATAATTTAGAAAGGGCGATCGGCTTTTATGAGGCTGCTTTAAGAGTTTATACCCTTGAGGATTTCCCTGAAGATTGGGCAATGACTCAAAATAACCTAGCTGCTGCCTACAGTGACAGGATAAACGGTTCCCAGGCCAAAAATCTGGAAGAGGCGATCGCATCTTACACTGCTGCATTAACCGTCTACACCCGCAAAGCCTTTCCCGAAAAATGGGCAACGACGCAAAATAATCTGGGAATTGCCTACTCTAACAGAATCATGGGAGAGAAAGCAAAGAATATCGAAATGGCGATCGCATTTTATGAGGCTGCATTAACCGTCTACACCCGCGAAGCCTTTCCCGAATATTGGGCCACGACGCAAAATAATCTGGGAATTGCCTACAGTAACAGAATCTACGGTTCGCGGGCGGATAATCTGGAACTGGCGATCGCCTGTTATGAAGCAGCTTTACAAGTTTGCACCCGCAAAGCCTTTCCCAAATATTGCGTAACGATGCAAAATAATCTGGGAGAAGCCTACAGTAACAGAATCTACGGTTCGCGGGCGGACAATCTGGAACTGGCGATTGCCTGTTATGAAGCAGCTTTACAAGTTCGCATCCGCACAGCTTTTCCCGAAGATTGGGCAACGACTCCAAATAACCTAGCTATTGCCTACAGTAACAGAATCTACGGTTCGCGGGCGGATAATCTGGAACTGGCCATTGCCTGTTATGAAGCAGCTTTACAAGTTTGCACCCGCACAGCTTTTCCCGAAGATTGGGCAACGACGCAAAATAATCTGGGAGAAGCCTACAGTAACAGAATCTACGATTCGCGGGCGGATAATCTGGAACTGGCGATCGCCTGTTATGAAGCAGCTTTACAAGTTCGCACCCGCACAGCTTTTCCCGAACAATGGGCAATGACTCAAAATAACCTAGCTATTGCCTACAGTAAGAGAATCTACGGTTCGCGGGCCGAAAATCTGGAACAGGCGATCGCATCTTACACTACTGCATTATCCGTCCTCACCCGTGATGCTTTTCCCGAAAAATGGGCAACGATGCAAAATAATCTGGCAACTGCGTACCATAACAGAATCAGGGGAAAGAAAGCAAAGAATATCGAACTGGCGAAAAAGTGTTATGAAAATGCTTTAACAGTTATAACTCTTGAGGCTTTCCCGCGAGAGTATACAGAAACTTTGTTTAATTTAGATAATCTTAATCGAAGCAACAAGTAAGGGCAATTAGCTGATGATATCTAATGTAGAGATTTGATTGTGTCACCAAATTTCGTTCCCTACGGCAACTCCAGTATCAATCTCAGTATGAACATTCTCTGGCGTTATTGCCTCGATTAGTTCATCAAGCGAATACCGCCGACGAGTTATAGGTTCGATCGTCAGTTTGCCATCTATCAAGACAAGCTTTACTTCAGAACCCTCAGCCAAATTAATCTCTTTAGCTAAATTTTGTGGAATCCGAATAGCAAGACTGTTTCCCCACTTTGCGATCGTCGCAACCATAGCCTGAACCTCTAGCTAGTGATATCACTCTCAGGAATTTACCCTTTCTAAGAGAATGTATATACAGAGTATCTACAGTGTAGCGACTCAGCGGATGTTTGACAAGCGCAGAAAGTCTGATAAAAAAGCAAATCGCCCTTTCTCTCAAACAACCAAAGACCGATCGCCCTTTTCACCCAAATTTCGACCTACGCACCCCAACAAAAGAAACCGGGTTTTTTACTAAATCTGCCGTTTCAACGCAGTATCTTCGCAAAAAACCCGGTTTCTGAACTCTCAGGCGCAACTACTATTAGTGGTTGTGTCCGTGCCCGCCGTGAGAATGTCCATGATCCCCATGAGAATGCTCGCCATGAGAATGCCCGTGCGCTTCATGAGAGTGCACATGATCGCGGACAACCAAATTCGGATTAACCGCGATCGCACTTTCACTCAACAACGCTTCAATTTGAGGATTAGCCCACTCAGCCGCCATTTTCAGGAACTCAGGATGGTCATTTACACAAGGTAATTTGCGGTAAGTAACTCCTTGACGCTGTTTCTGCAAACCCTCAATAATGTGGTCAACATCTAACAAAGTTTCGTGATTTTCTGTCGCAAATCCGATCGGCATAAATACGATCGCAGTTGCACCCAAATCGATCAAATTCTTCGCAGCCAACGTCGCATCCGGCTGTGTCCATTCAATCAGCGGTGTATCGTGGTTCAGCCAGCCCACCGAAATCAAAGGATAGCGATACATCAAACGTTCCCGCACGCGATCGTACAAAGCTTGACTTTCCACAATTCCCGAAGTGAAGCCCTTCGCCTTGTGCGGACAACCGTGATTCATCAGCACGATTCCAATCTGAGAAGGCAAATGCGCTACTGCTAAATCGTTCTTAATTTCTTCTTCAACCAAATCCGCCATTAGCTGGATATAAGCCGGTTCATCGTAAAAAGAAGGAATGTAGCGCTGTCCTGTTACCCAATGTTCTTTACCATCAAAGGTTTGTGCTAAAGCATTGTTTACCTGTTCCACAGCAATCCCGCTGGTGAAAACAGAATCAACAACCAACAGCGGATAAATCAGAATTTTGTCAAATCCTTGTGCTTTAATTTGCGGGATTACTTGTTCCGGCAAAAACGGCGCGCAAAAGTTAAAAGCTTTGAACACTTTTACTTTATCACCCCATTTTTCCTGCAAATTCTGTTCAATCCCGGCGCGCTGCTGTTCAAAAATTGCATTGTGCGGCGACACGAATTGACCGTGTTGGTGACTCCATTCGTGCAAGTCAAAAATTGCCAGAATCTTTGCTAGCGGCGGATAAATCCAATTCGGTACCGGCGCAAACTTTGCAGTCAGTAAATTTAAAGCTTGTTCGTTGTAGTTGGCAAAATCGTCGTAGCTTTCGACTTCGCCGTAACCCATCAGCAAGACTGCAACGCGATCGTTACTTGCAGGTGCAGCAGATGTTTTGAACTCGATTTTTTCTGGAGAAGCAACCACTTTGTATTCCTCAATTTTATTTATTCTAAGAGATGCAGACAGAATGAAGGGTAAATCTGAGATTTTACATTTTTGGCGATCGCACGAGTTGCGCGCTGGGCTGATTCCCGGTTTCTGCACCGATACTTCCGGGCTAAACCTCTTAATTTATCCTAGAAACCGGGTTGATGAGTATTAGTCCTAAATCGGCTTTTTGGTTCCGACCCGAAACTCGTAGGGTGGCTAGAACTAGAATCAGACTTCACTAAGCCTGACAGGAAATGGGGTTAGGGGGGATAAGTTTTATGTTTTCTTAAGAGTTTCTCGCCTTGCCTCCGATTCCGCAGGTTTGGAGCGTTCCCAGTGTTTATTTTGGGGGGATATTCTTCAAACTTCGTGCTATCATGAGCTTAACATCCTATCCCCCCGTATGGCATATAATTAGTTATAGTGTACAATAAAGTAAAGTTATGTTAAGCTCTTGATTAATTTTATTGAAGCACAATGAGACTGGTAATTTGCCCCGGAATCCACGACCCAAAACTCACTGATTGTTTCCTAGAGGGACTTTCGGAAGTTTGGGGAAACGTAGAACCCCGGCAAAATACCCAGACATTTCACTCTGTTAAGATTTTTCCCGCTCATAAACATCCAGCTTTTTCAGCGATTGACATATTTCACTTTTTGTGCAGTCAAGAGTTGGCAGGAGAAAGTCTAGTATTTGTCAGTTTTTCGGCTGGGGTAGTCGGGGCGATCGGGGCGGCGTGGATGTGGCAACAAATCGGCGGCAAAGTCGGGGCATTTATTGCTTTAGACGGTTGGGGAGTACCCCTGGGGGGCAATTTTCCGATCCACCGGCTCAGCCACGATCGCTTTACACACTGGAGTTCGGCTATTCTCGGCAGCGGTGGAGAGAGTTTTTATGCCGATCCAGCGATCGCCCATTTAGATTTGTGGGGCCAGCCCCAAACGGCAACAGGCTGGCACGTCAGCCCAACTGCGGGCATTGAGACAGTCGCACCGACAACAGCAGCAGAATTTTTAGTCCACCTATTGAAACATTACGGAGTCCAGTCAGTTGTTTAATTTAGATTTAGCATCATCTACGATCGCACCTATTGCTACCGTTTCCCGCCTAGACAATTCTGTCACTTCTGACAAAACCAACAGCATCAAACAATGGCTAATATTTAGCGCCTCAGCATTCTTAGTCTCAATTCCCGTCTTCGTGCAAGCACCATTAGTTAGGTTGTATCCAACCATCAGCTTGCTCTCAACTATTCCCTGGTTCGTCCTCAGTTTAATTCTAATTTTCCGCCCTAAAACTCAAGT
Proteins encoded:
- a CDS encoding tetratricopeptide repeat protein encodes the protein MLDSEIVDVLSINEDSYDGLVSLIEASKGVLSLLIASCKPGDFQTQIINRYEAELAPNISCYRVVLNQKEPSLRAALEQLVKDCPELKEPHLSATITVTGTEALMEFVSQADSDHRSELSRFFGYLQWTREGLREFLYPIVLWVTPNILSRLSREAPDFWSWRSGVFRFVSPAVEATSVVNRNGEFSLLIEPERRETLPLDELLDQVENLEQQAMETPALATLYNRVANAYASLVNTRQPEDYSQEIDRAIHFFDKSLALQRKLNLPQAESDTLLELGDIYRDLGLWERVLNLYQQSLEIARSLKDSLREAAALWRLGNFYQQYPLGDRADNLELAIASYTAALSVYTRKAFPEKWATTQNNLGIAYSNRIRGERADNLERAIACYEAALQVYTRRAFPEKWATTHNNLGNAYSNRIKGDRGDNLERAIGFYEAALRVYTLEDFPEDWAMTQNNLAAAYSDRINGSQAKNLEEAIASYTAALTVYTRKAFPEKWATTQNNLGIAYSNRIMGEKAKNIEMAIAFYEAALTVYTREAFPEYWATTQNNLGIAYSNRIYGSRADNLELAIACYEAALQVCTRKAFPKYCVTMQNNLGEAYSNRIYGSRADNLELAIACYEAALQVRIRTAFPEDWATTPNNLAIAYSNRIYGSRADNLELAIACYEAALQVCTRTAFPEDWATTQNNLGEAYSNRIYDSRADNLELAIACYEAALQVRTRTAFPEQWAMTQNNLAIAYSKRIYGSRAENLEQAIASYTTALSVLTRDAFPEKWATMQNNLATAYHNRIRGKKAKNIELAKKCYENALTVITLEAFPREYTETLFNLDNLNRSNK
- a CDS encoding AbrB/MazE/SpoVT family DNA-binding domain-containing protein, which produces MVATIAKWGNSLAIRIPQNLAKEINLAEGSEVKLVLIDGKLTIEPITRRRYSLDELIEAITPENVHTEIDTGVAVGNEIW
- a CDS encoding ferrochelatase, giving the protein MVASPEKIEFKTSAAPASNDRVAVLLMGYGEVESYDDFANYNEQALNLLTAKFAPVPNWIYPPLAKILAIFDLHEWSHQHGQFVSPHNAIFEQQRAGIEQNLQEKWGDKVKVFKAFNFCAPFLPEQVIPQIKAQGFDKILIYPLLVVDSVFTSGIAVEQVNNALAQTFDGKEHWVTGQRYIPSFYDEPAYIQLMADLVEEEIKNDLAVAHLPSQIGIVLMNHGCPHKAKGFTSGIVESQALYDRVRERLMYRYPLISVGWLNHDTPLIEWTQPDATLAAKNLIDLGATAIVFMPIGFATENHETLLDVDHIIEGLQKQRQGVTYRKLPCVNDHPEFLKMAAEWANPQIEALLSESAIAVNPNLVVRDHVHSHEAHGHSHGEHSHGDHGHSHGGHGHNH